From the Cervus elaphus chromosome 20, mCerEla1.1, whole genome shotgun sequence genome, one window contains:
- the FCRL1 gene encoding Fc receptor-like protein 1 isoform X2 — translation MLLRLLLLICELLLIVSPSPPIEGKTMTLTCKTQPPPQKLDAKLQFRFYRDGRPLGLDSNSLPEFRIPAVRKADSGSYWCEAKITSIKFKLSRRVQIAVHRVPVGNVSLEIQPPGGHLMEGEKLVLVCLVTGGTGDIVFYWYRGARGLSLKTKTQRSMMATCEIPAVRERDSGQYYCTADNGYGPSLSELVSITVRIPVSRPVLTLRAPGAQLVVGHMVELHCEAQRGSPPILYQFYHENVTLGNSSASFGGGVSFNLSLTAEDSGNYYCEANNGQVAQRSEVVPLNIKVHMEDRNEVLTSGIIELLLGILAPTTLAILFCFWLKRKIGRRTAKDAVRSIPNPVPQESNYFNSQAPEELHPDYENVNIVSGDEVYSLVYRVQQEQPSAAESPPGIHPGDTDPSAIYSRLKKADLTDMDYDDVM, via the exons AACTGTTACTGATAGTCAGCCCCTCTCCACCCATAGAGGGGAAAACAATGACCCTGACTTGTAAGACCCAGCCCCCTCCACAGAAGTTGGATGCCAAGCTCCAGTTCCGCTTCTACAGAGATGGTCGGCCCCTAGGGCTGGACTCGAATAGCCTCCCGGAATTCCGGATTCCTGCCGTGCGGAAGGCAGACTCAGGGTCCTACTGGTGTGAAGCAAAGATAACATCTATCAAATTCAAATTGAGCCGAAGAGTCCAGATAGCAGTTCACA GAGTCCCTGTTGGTAACGTGAGCTTGGAGATACAACCTCCAGGTGGACACCTGATGGAGGGAGAGAAGCTGGTTCTTGTGTGTTTGGTCACTGGGGGCACAGGAGATATCGTCTTCTACTGGTACAGAGGTGCCCGGGGTTTAAGCCTGAAAACGAAGACCCAGCGTTCAATGATGGCAACATGTGAGATTCCTGCAGTGAGAGAGAGGGACTCTGGCCAGTATTACTGTACAGCTGACAATGGCTATGGCCCCAGCCTCAGTGAGCTAGTGAGcatcactgtcagaa TTCCAGTGTCTCGCCCTGTCCTCACCCTCAGGGCTCCTGGGGCCCAGCTGGTGGTGGGGCACATGGTGGAACTTCACTGTGAAGCCCAGAGAGGCTCTCCGCCGATCCTGTACCAGTTTTATCATGAAAATGTCACCCTTGGGAACAGTTCAGCCTCCTTTGGAGGAGGAGTGTCCTTCAACCTCTCTCTGACTGCAGAAGATTCTGGAAACTACTACTGCGAGGCCAACAATGGCCAGGTGGCCCAGCGCAGTGAGGTGGTACCACTCAACATCAAAG TTCATATGGAAGACAGAAATGAAGTTCTTACTTCAGGAATCATTGAGTTGCTGCTTGGCATCCTTGCTCCCACCACTTTGGCCATATTATTTTGCTTCTGGCTCAAGAGAAAAATAG GCAGACGTACAGCCAAGGATGCAGTCAG GAGCATTCCCAATCCTGTACCCCAAGAATCCAACTACTTCAACTCACAAGCCCCAGAGGAACTACACCCTGACTATGAAAATG TGAATATTGTAAGCGGGGATGAGGTTTATTCTTTGGTGTACCGTGTGCAACAGGAACAGCCGTCAGCAGCAG AATCACCCCCGGGGATACATCCTGGGGATACG GACCCCTCAGCCATATATTCCAGGCTGAAGAAGGCAGATCTTACAGATATGGACTATGACGATGTTATGTAG
- the FCRL1 gene encoding Fc receptor-like protein 1 isoform X4: MLLRLLLLICAPLCESIELLLIVSPSPPIEGKTMTLTCKTQPPPQKLDAKLQFRFYRDGRPLGLDSNSLPEFRIPAVRKADSGSYWCEAKITSIKFKLSRRVQIAVHRVPVGNVSLEIQPPGGHLMEGEKLVLVCLVTGGTGDIVFYWYRGARGLSLKTKTQRSMMATCEIPAVRERDSGQYYCTADNGYGPSLSELVSITVRIPVSRPVLTLRAPGAQLVVGHMVELHCEAQRGSPPILYQFYHENVTLGNSSASFGGGVSFNLSLTAEDSGNYYCEANNGQVAQRSEVVPLNIKGRRTAKDAVRSIPNPVPQESNYFNSQAPEELHPDYENVNIVSGDEVYSLVYRVQQEQPSAAESPPGIHPGDTDPSAIYSRLKKADLTDMDYDDVM; the protein is encoded by the exons AACTGTTACTGATAGTCAGCCCCTCTCCACCCATAGAGGGGAAAACAATGACCCTGACTTGTAAGACCCAGCCCCCTCCACAGAAGTTGGATGCCAAGCTCCAGTTCCGCTTCTACAGAGATGGTCGGCCCCTAGGGCTGGACTCGAATAGCCTCCCGGAATTCCGGATTCCTGCCGTGCGGAAGGCAGACTCAGGGTCCTACTGGTGTGAAGCAAAGATAACATCTATCAAATTCAAATTGAGCCGAAGAGTCCAGATAGCAGTTCACA GAGTCCCTGTTGGTAACGTGAGCTTGGAGATACAACCTCCAGGTGGACACCTGATGGAGGGAGAGAAGCTGGTTCTTGTGTGTTTGGTCACTGGGGGCACAGGAGATATCGTCTTCTACTGGTACAGAGGTGCCCGGGGTTTAAGCCTGAAAACGAAGACCCAGCGTTCAATGATGGCAACATGTGAGATTCCTGCAGTGAGAGAGAGGGACTCTGGCCAGTATTACTGTACAGCTGACAATGGCTATGGCCCCAGCCTCAGTGAGCTAGTGAGcatcactgtcagaa TTCCAGTGTCTCGCCCTGTCCTCACCCTCAGGGCTCCTGGGGCCCAGCTGGTGGTGGGGCACATGGTGGAACTTCACTGTGAAGCCCAGAGAGGCTCTCCGCCGATCCTGTACCAGTTTTATCATGAAAATGTCACCCTTGGGAACAGTTCAGCCTCCTTTGGAGGAGGAGTGTCCTTCAACCTCTCTCTGACTGCAGAAGATTCTGGAAACTACTACTGCGAGGCCAACAATGGCCAGGTGGCCCAGCGCAGTGAGGTGGTACCACTCAACATCAAAG GCAGACGTACAGCCAAGGATGCAGTCAG GAGCATTCCCAATCCTGTACCCCAAGAATCCAACTACTTCAACTCACAAGCCCCAGAGGAACTACACCCTGACTATGAAAATG TGAATATTGTAAGCGGGGATGAGGTTTATTCTTTGGTGTACCGTGTGCAACAGGAACAGCCGTCAGCAGCAG AATCACCCCCGGGGATACATCCTGGGGATACG GACCCCTCAGCCATATATTCCAGGCTGAAGAAGGCAGATCTTACAGATATGGACTATGACGATGTTATGTAG
- the FCRL1 gene encoding Fc receptor-like protein 1 isoform X1 has protein sequence MLLRLLLLICAPLCESIELLLIVSPSPPIEGKTMTLTCKTQPPPQKLDAKLQFRFYRDGRPLGLDSNSLPEFRIPAVRKADSGSYWCEAKITSIKFKLSRRVQIAVHRVPVGNVSLEIQPPGGHLMEGEKLVLVCLVTGGTGDIVFYWYRGARGLSLKTKTQRSMMATCEIPAVRERDSGQYYCTADNGYGPSLSELVSITVRIPVSRPVLTLRAPGAQLVVGHMVELHCEAQRGSPPILYQFYHENVTLGNSSASFGGGVSFNLSLTAEDSGNYYCEANNGQVAQRSEVVPLNIKVHMEDRNEVLTSGIIELLLGILAPTTLAILFCFWLKRKIGRRTAKDAVRSIPNPVPQESNYFNSQAPEELHPDYENVNIVSGDEVYSLVYRVQQEQPSAAESPPGIHPGDTDPSAIYSRLKKADLTDMDYDDVM, from the exons AACTGTTACTGATAGTCAGCCCCTCTCCACCCATAGAGGGGAAAACAATGACCCTGACTTGTAAGACCCAGCCCCCTCCACAGAAGTTGGATGCCAAGCTCCAGTTCCGCTTCTACAGAGATGGTCGGCCCCTAGGGCTGGACTCGAATAGCCTCCCGGAATTCCGGATTCCTGCCGTGCGGAAGGCAGACTCAGGGTCCTACTGGTGTGAAGCAAAGATAACATCTATCAAATTCAAATTGAGCCGAAGAGTCCAGATAGCAGTTCACA GAGTCCCTGTTGGTAACGTGAGCTTGGAGATACAACCTCCAGGTGGACACCTGATGGAGGGAGAGAAGCTGGTTCTTGTGTGTTTGGTCACTGGGGGCACAGGAGATATCGTCTTCTACTGGTACAGAGGTGCCCGGGGTTTAAGCCTGAAAACGAAGACCCAGCGTTCAATGATGGCAACATGTGAGATTCCTGCAGTGAGAGAGAGGGACTCTGGCCAGTATTACTGTACAGCTGACAATGGCTATGGCCCCAGCCTCAGTGAGCTAGTGAGcatcactgtcagaa TTCCAGTGTCTCGCCCTGTCCTCACCCTCAGGGCTCCTGGGGCCCAGCTGGTGGTGGGGCACATGGTGGAACTTCACTGTGAAGCCCAGAGAGGCTCTCCGCCGATCCTGTACCAGTTTTATCATGAAAATGTCACCCTTGGGAACAGTTCAGCCTCCTTTGGAGGAGGAGTGTCCTTCAACCTCTCTCTGACTGCAGAAGATTCTGGAAACTACTACTGCGAGGCCAACAATGGCCAGGTGGCCCAGCGCAGTGAGGTGGTACCACTCAACATCAAAG TTCATATGGAAGACAGAAATGAAGTTCTTACTTCAGGAATCATTGAGTTGCTGCTTGGCATCCTTGCTCCCACCACTTTGGCCATATTATTTTGCTTCTGGCTCAAGAGAAAAATAG GCAGACGTACAGCCAAGGATGCAGTCAG GAGCATTCCCAATCCTGTACCCCAAGAATCCAACTACTTCAACTCACAAGCCCCAGAGGAACTACACCCTGACTATGAAAATG TGAATATTGTAAGCGGGGATGAGGTTTATTCTTTGGTGTACCGTGTGCAACAGGAACAGCCGTCAGCAGCAG AATCACCCCCGGGGATACATCCTGGGGATACG GACCCCTCAGCCATATATTCCAGGCTGAAGAAGGCAGATCTTACAGATATGGACTATGACGATGTTATGTAG
- the FCRL1 gene encoding Fc receptor-like protein 1 isoform X3: protein MTLTCKTQPPPQKLDAKLQFRFYRDGRPLGLDSNSLPEFRIPAVRKADSGSYWCEAKITSIKFKLSRRVQIAVHRVPVGNVSLEIQPPGGHLMEGEKLVLVCLVTGGTGDIVFYWYRGARGLSLKTKTQRSMMATCEIPAVRERDSGQYYCTADNGYGPSLSELVSITVRIPVSRPVLTLRAPGAQLVVGHMVELHCEAQRGSPPILYQFYHENVTLGNSSASFGGGVSFNLSLTAEDSGNYYCEANNGQVAQRSEVVPLNIKVHMEDRNEVLTSGIIELLLGILAPTTLAILFCFWLKRKIGRRTAKDAVRSIPNPVPQESNYFNSQAPEELHPDYENVNIVSGDEVYSLVYRVQQEQPSAAESPPGIHPGDTDPSAIYSRLKKADLTDMDYDDVM, encoded by the exons ATGACCCTGACTTGTAAGACCCAGCCCCCTCCACAGAAGTTGGATGCCAAGCTCCAGTTCCGCTTCTACAGAGATGGTCGGCCCCTAGGGCTGGACTCGAATAGCCTCCCGGAATTCCGGATTCCTGCCGTGCGGAAGGCAGACTCAGGGTCCTACTGGTGTGAAGCAAAGATAACATCTATCAAATTCAAATTGAGCCGAAGAGTCCAGATAGCAGTTCACA GAGTCCCTGTTGGTAACGTGAGCTTGGAGATACAACCTCCAGGTGGACACCTGATGGAGGGAGAGAAGCTGGTTCTTGTGTGTTTGGTCACTGGGGGCACAGGAGATATCGTCTTCTACTGGTACAGAGGTGCCCGGGGTTTAAGCCTGAAAACGAAGACCCAGCGTTCAATGATGGCAACATGTGAGATTCCTGCAGTGAGAGAGAGGGACTCTGGCCAGTATTACTGTACAGCTGACAATGGCTATGGCCCCAGCCTCAGTGAGCTAGTGAGcatcactgtcagaa TTCCAGTGTCTCGCCCTGTCCTCACCCTCAGGGCTCCTGGGGCCCAGCTGGTGGTGGGGCACATGGTGGAACTTCACTGTGAAGCCCAGAGAGGCTCTCCGCCGATCCTGTACCAGTTTTATCATGAAAATGTCACCCTTGGGAACAGTTCAGCCTCCTTTGGAGGAGGAGTGTCCTTCAACCTCTCTCTGACTGCAGAAGATTCTGGAAACTACTACTGCGAGGCCAACAATGGCCAGGTGGCCCAGCGCAGTGAGGTGGTACCACTCAACATCAAAG TTCATATGGAAGACAGAAATGAAGTTCTTACTTCAGGAATCATTGAGTTGCTGCTTGGCATCCTTGCTCCCACCACTTTGGCCATATTATTTTGCTTCTGGCTCAAGAGAAAAATAG GCAGACGTACAGCCAAGGATGCAGTCAG GAGCATTCCCAATCCTGTACCCCAAGAATCCAACTACTTCAACTCACAAGCCCCAGAGGAACTACACCCTGACTATGAAAATG TGAATATTGTAAGCGGGGATGAGGTTTATTCTTTGGTGTACCGTGTGCAACAGGAACAGCCGTCAGCAGCAG AATCACCCCCGGGGATACATCCTGGGGATACG GACCCCTCAGCCATATATTCCAGGCTGAAGAAGGCAGATCTTACAGATATGGACTATGACGATGTTATGTAG